TGATGATACACCTCGTACTGTGGCCGAACTTTGCCGGCTGATCCAGGGGGTGATGATTCATGTTTTTTGGGCTGACCAATACGGCGTTCAGCTTCCCGAAGAGCGCCGGGAAGAAGTGCAACTGCGTACCACAACTGCCCGGCTAAAGCGTCTGTTGGCGCTGGATGCGCGACCGCTCACCGAAGTGCGCCCACCGGACAGGCGGGTAGTGGGTAACTGCCGCGATTTTAGCGTGATGTTAACGGCCGTTCTGCGTCACCACCACATCCCGGCCCGCGCTCGCTGCGGTTTCGGCCGTTATTTCTTGCCCAACCATTACGAAGACCATTGGGTATGTGAATATTGGCATGAAGCAGCCGGGCGTTGGGTGCTAGTGGACGCGCAATTGGACGACCTGCAATGCGAAAAGCTGTCCATCGCTTTTGATCCGCTGGACGTACCGCGTGACCAATTCATCGTCGGGGGTCGGGCGTGGCAGCTATGCCGCAGCGGAGAAGCAGATCCGGATGCGTTTGGTATCTTTGACATGCACGGCCTGTGGTTTGTGCGC
Above is a genomic segment from Candidatus Leptovillus gracilis containing:
- a CDS encoding transglutaminase domain-containing protein, with protein sequence MENSQDYYALPGLMTIVGDYQSYLDDTPRTVAELCRLIQGVMIHVFWADQYGVQLPEERREEVQLRTTTARLKRLLALDARPLTEVRPPDRRVVGNCRDFSVMLTAVLRHHHIPARARCGFGRYFLPNHYEDHWVCEYWHEAAGRWVLVDAQLDDLQCEKLSIAFDPLDVPRDQFIVGGRAWQLCRSGEADPDAFGIFDMHGLWFVRGNLVRDVAALNKMELLPWDGWGITEGEDETLTADDNRFLDDVANLTSEDVPDWERMRELYERDGRLRVPPTIISYVNGHPQLITL